TGGTGGTCATCGCTCTCCTGTCTTCGTCGGTCTCGTCGTGAACCGGCGCTCCAGCAGGTGCGCCGCCGATGAATCCGCCGCCGTGGAAGGCCACGATCAGCGGCATCGCCGAACCTCCCCGCTCGGGCTGGTACACGCGGACGTCCAGCCGACGCCCCGGGAGATCGAGTGCGTGTGTGGTGATCCGTGCACCACGATCGGGCCTGCCGGTGGCGAGCCCGCCGAGCACGGACCGGCGCTTGCGGTTCTGTGCTTCGCGTAGTTCGGCGACCTGATCAGGGGTGATCGAATCCCAGTCCGGCTCGGTCGAGAGTGCGGCCAGGATTTGAACTCGTAATGGAACTTTGCCTCGCATGATGCGCCCTCCGGGCTGTTCGTGATGCTCTCGTCGGCCGCTGTCTTCCATAGCCTGCACCTGAATATTTCGATAATTCGAACTGCTCCGGGTGACGAGCTACGTTGTCCACGAGCCGCATTCGACCAGGGCGCGGCGCAAGACCGCGGCGAGTTCGGCGTTCTGCCGCTGGGACACGTCCGCGGACAGGATCGCCTGCGATCCGTGGAACGTTCCCGGCCACTGATGCAATTCGACCGGCACTCCCGCCTGCAGCAACCGCAGCCCGTAGTCGATGCCTTCGTCACGGTTCGGGCAGAACTCCGCGCAGGCGATGTAGGCGGGTGGCAGGCCGGACAGATCGGTGGCCCGCGCCGCGGCGGCGTACGGCGTGGCGGGCGTAGAGCCCAGATAGTGCCCCCACATCTGGGCGACTTTGCCGCGAGTCAAGAAGGGCGTATCGGTGTAATGCCTTGCCGACCATGCCTGCTGGCGGTCATCGAGGCCGGGCTGGTGCAGCAATTGGAAGCGGATCGGCGGCCCCTGCTCGTCACGCGCCCGCAACGCCACCGCGGCCGCGAGCCCCGCGCCGGAGCTGTGGCCTCCGATCGCGATCCGCGCCGGGTCGATGCCGAGCTCGTCCGCATGCTCGGCCGCCCAAGTCAGCACCGCGTAGATGTCGTCATGCGCGGCGGGGAACGGATGTTCGGGGGCCAGGCGGTAGCCGACCGAGATCACCAACTCACCGGTGACACGCTTGATCCCGAGTTCGGCGGCGATCTGCTGCACGGTGGGACTCGGCGCCGCGCCGAAGATCAGCTCGGTGTGGCGCCGCGTTGCCGGACCAGCGGCAGATACACCTCGTCGACTATCTCGACAAGGACGTCGTCGGGGGCGGTCGGGACGCCACGCACCACGAATTCGTTGCGCAACAGGACGATTGCGACGGTGGCGACTCGTGGGTGGAGCGCTTCTGGCGCGGCTTCACCGCGCGCGACGGCGCGTCCCAAGATGGTCAGCCAGGTGGCGGCTGTGGCGTCGGGTGACTGTTCCGGCAGCTGGGCCAAGAGTTCGGCGGCGCCACCGGCTGCCGCAAGGAGCTCCCGCAGAATTGCGCCGAGGGAGGAGCTCCAGTGACGGTTGGCCCCCCGTAGCAGTTCGAGGACGTCGTCGCGCAGGTTGCCGGTGTCGGGGGGCCCGGACTGTCGTGGTCAGCTGGCGGTAGGCGGCGATGCGTTTCAGGCCGACCTCATCGAGCGGCTTTGCCGGACAACCGATCAGCGGCATAGCGCGTATGTCAGGGCTGGGAGGCCGCGACTTTCACACCGAACCCGATCAGGACGACCCCGGTCACCCGGTCCATGGCCCGGCGTACGGCGAGCCTTTCGAAGAAGGCACGGGCCTTGGCCAGCAGCATCACATAGCCGCCCAGCCATCCGAGGGTGAGCACCGCGTGCATGAGAACCAGCAACATCATCCCGAGGTGCGGAGACAGGCCCGACGGCGCGAGAGTCGGCAGCAGGCCGGTATAGAAGACAGCGATCTTCGGGTTGAACAGGTTGCTGACCAACCCGGTCCGCCACGGGTTGCCCACTGGAGACGGAACGGCGGCCGCCACGGCTACCGAGTGAGCGCGGCGACTGTGGAGCAGCGCTTGGGCGCCGAGGAACACCAGATAGGCAGCTCCTGCCAGTTTGACGACGGTGTAGACCATTGCGGAGGCTGCCACAATCGCGGCCAGTCCTACGACGGTGAGCAGGCCCCACATCAGCAACCCGATAGTGATACCGCCGACCGTCCGCAAGCCATCTTGCCAGCTGGATCCGACGGCCCGTTTCGTCACGACGGCCATGTCCGGACCAGGCACCATGGTCAACACGGCGAGCACGCCGGAGGCGGCGAGAAACTGAAGCAGCACGGAACAAGCCTCCCATCCGCTCAGCACGCGCGGTTCACGTACCTGCTCGAGTTCGTCGGGGGAATGGGCGTGCCCATGCCATCTCGCCCGCACTCAACATAATTCACGGACCACCTCGACGCTGAGAAAGTCCGGCGCCTTGATCACCGTGCGAAGCATGAACCGGATGAATGGCGGCATGTCGCTGGCGCTCTCGTCGCGATACACACGAGGGGTATCGACCTCATAGCACCGCCGCCTGGCCTCGAGCCGGCAACCACCGGCGGCGAGAACATTCCGCACCCAATCCGACTCGGGACCGTACGTCAGCGCGATCACGTACCCGCCTTCGCGCCGGAATGCCCACAGCGGTGTTCGGAAGATCCGACCGGACTTACGTCCACGGTGTATCACAACCGCCCATCCCGGTGCCCAGGGAGCAATGAACTTCGTGATCCGGTTGAGCCCAACCCGGTTGGCGTTAGCGATCCATCGTGGAGCCGGCATCGGGGAACTCCTCACTTGTTGAATTTCTGCTTCCAGAGTAGCGCGGCGGGAAGCAGGAAATCAACGGTTGTAGAATTTCTGGCATCATGCCTCCGATTGGACGACGGCCGGGGAAGACCGACACCCGGGAAGCGCTGCTGGCGACGGCGCGCCACAGATTCGCCGAAGCCGGCTACGACAAGACGACCGTGCGCGAGATCGCCGCCGCTTCCGGCGTCGATCCCGCGCTGATCAGGCACTATTTCGGCAGCAAGGCCGACCTGTTTCGCGCCACCATGGGATGGCCGTTCGAGCCAGCGGAAATCGCAGCTCGGATCACCGATGGCGACCCGAGCGGGACAGGCGAGCGGCTGACACGGGTGTTCTTCGAAGCATGGGACCGACCGGAATCACGCGCCCCGCTGCTGGCAATCCTGCGCGGCGCCGCAACCCATGAGGAGTCCGCCGACCTGGTCCGGCAATTCATCCAGGGACAGGTGTACGACCAGATCGCGGCAGGACTACCCGGCTCGGACGCGGAATTGCGGACCGACCTGGCAATGGCCCAACTGCTGGGCATCGCTTACCTTCGCTACATCCTGCGGGTGGAGCCCATCGCCTCGGAGCAACTGGACGAGTTGATAGCGCGAGTCGCCCCGGTGATCAAAACCCATCTGGAACACCCGATCCCCCACTACGGCTGATTTCACCCGAACGCCCGTTCAGTGACAACCGGGCACGTCCGCATCGGTCGAATTCGCCGTGCGCCAAGCCGTTTCGCCCCGACACCGACCCTAAGCATCGCTCCACCGCTATTGAACGTGCCGTTGAATGACGGTACATTACACGTTGATATGGTCGCCATCACGTGAGTGGGTCTTCGCTATGACAACAGTTCGACCTCCATCCGAGGCGACAGTGGATGTACCGCATGCCGACGATGCGGGCTACCACAAGTCGCTGCGCCCGCGTCAGCTGCAGATGATCGCGATCGGCGGCGCCATCGGCACCGGACTGTTTCTCGGCTCGGGCGGTCGGCTGGTCAGCGCCGGCCCCGGATTATTCCTGGTGTACGCCATCTGCGGCGTGTTCGTGTTCTTCATCCTGCGGGCGCTGGGCGAGCTGGTACTGCATCGCCCCTCCTCCGGATCGTTCGTCTCGTATGCCCGCGAGTTCTACGGCGAGAAGCTGGCTTTCGCGGTCGGGTGGATGTCCTTCTTCCAGTGGAGCATGACCGGGATCGTGGACATCACCGCCATCGCCACCTATGTCCATTTCTGGGGCGCCTTCGAAGCGGTTCCGCAGTGGCTGATCGCGCTCGTGGCGCTGGCCCTGGTGGTCAGCGTCAACCTGGTATCGGTGCGCTGGTTCGGCGAGGTGGAGTTCTGGGCGGCGCTGATCAAGGTCGTCACACTGGCCACCTTCCTGATCGTCGGCACGATCTTCCTGGCCGGCCGGTCCACCATCAAAGGGGAGCACACCGGCGTGAGTGTGATCGCCGACCACGGCGGGTTGTTGCCGACCGGCTTGCTACCGCTGGTAACTGTCACAACGGGTGTCGTATTCGCTTATGCCGCAGTGGAATTGGTAGGAACGGCGGCTGGTGAGGCGGAGAATCCGGAAAAGATCATGCCGCGGG
The DNA window shown above is from Nocardia sp. NBC_01730 and carries:
- a CDS encoding LysE family translocator produces the protein MLLQFLAASGVLAVLTMVPGPDMAVVTKRAVGSSWQDGLRTVGGITIGLLMWGLLTVVGLAAIVAASAMVYTVVKLAGAAYLVFLGAQALLHSRRAHSVAVAAAVPSPVGNPWRTGLVSNLFNPKIAVFYTGLLPTLAPSGLSPHLGMMLLVLMHAVLTLGWLGGYVMLLAKARAFFERLAVRRAMDRVTGVVLIGFGVKVAASQP
- a CDS encoding TetR-like C-terminal domain-containing protein, which encodes MRDDVLELLRGANRHWSSSLGAILRELLAAAGGAAELLAQLPEQSPDATAATWLTILGRAVARGEAAPEALHPRVATVAIVLLRNEFVVRGVPTAPDDVLVEIVDEVYLPLVRQRGATPS
- a CDS encoding nitroreductase family deazaflavin-dependent oxidoreductase; this encodes MPAPRWIANANRVGLNRITKFIAPWAPGWAVVIHRGRKSGRIFRTPLWAFRREGGYVIALTYGPESDWVRNVLAAGGCRLEARRRCYEVDTPRVYRDESASDMPPFIRFMLRTVIKAPDFLSVEVVRELC
- a CDS encoding TetR/AcrR family transcriptional regulator, whose protein sequence is MPPIGRRPGKTDTREALLATARHRFAEAGYDKTTVREIAAASGVDPALIRHYFGSKADLFRATMGWPFEPAEIAARITDGDPSGTGERLTRVFFEAWDRPESRAPLLAILRGAATHEESADLVRQFIQGQVYDQIAAGLPGSDAELRTDLAMAQLLGIAYLRYILRVEPIASEQLDELIARVAPVIKTHLEHPIPHYG
- a CDS encoding alpha/beta hydrolase, which translates into the protein MQQIAAELGIKRVTGELVISVGYRLAPEHPFPAAHDDIYAVLTWAAEHADELGIDPARIAIGGHSSGAGLAAAVALRARDEQGPPIRFQLLHQPGLDDRQQAWSARHYTDTPFLTRGKVAQMWGHYLGSTPATPYAAAARATDLSGLPPAYIACAEFCPNRDEGIDYGLRLLQAGVPVELHQWPGTFHGSQAILSADVSQRQNAELAAVLRRALVECGSWTT